A DNA window from Ochotona princeps isolate mOchPri1 chromosome 32, mOchPri1.hap1, whole genome shotgun sequence contains the following coding sequences:
- the PDLIM2 gene encoding PDZ and LIM domain protein 2 yields MALTVDVVGPAPWGFRISGGRDFHMPIVVTKVTEHSKAQAADLRPGDVIVAINGEKADSMLHAEAQSKIRQSPSPLRLQLDRSQVASTRQANGDGSLEVLASRFQGSVRTQTGSQSSLKSACSSPASLSPRAGSPFSSQSPTSPHTLAAEAVGSRSFQSLAAERPSFGGRLSYGGRQAGQGRVGDSAVLVLPPSPGLRSSSPRFSSDSAGASHLLEEDSEVFKMLQENRESRSAPRQSSSFRLLQEALEAEERGGTPASLPSSLSPQSSLPASRALTTPPKLHTCEKCSTTIANQAVRIQEGRYRHPGCYSCADCGLNLKMRGHFWVGDELFCEKHARQRYSMSSPAPSLGSQA; encoded by the exons ATGGCGCTAACTGTGGATGTGGTGGGACCAGCACCCTGGGGCTTCCGCATTTCAGGAGGCCGGGATTTCCACATGCCCATTGTGGTGACCAAG GTAACTGAACACAGCAAGGCCCAGGCTGCTGACCTCCGGCCTGGTGATGTCATTGTGGCCATCAATGGGGAGAAGGCAGACAGCATGCTTCACGCCGAGGCCCAGAGCAAGATCCGCCAGAGCCCCTCGCCCCTGCGGCTGCAGCTGGATCG GTCTCAGGTTGCCTCTACCAGGCAGGCCAATGGGGATGGCTCCTTGGAAGTACTGGCCTCTCGCTTCCAG GGCTCCGTGAGGACACAGACCGGCAGCCAGTCCTCCTTGAAGTccgcctgctccagccctgcctccctcagCCCCCGGGCAGGCAGCCCTTTCTCCTCGCAGTCCCCCACCAGCCCGCACACCCTGGCAGCGGAGGCCGTGGGCAGCCGCAG CTTCCAGAGTTTGGCCGCAGAGCGCCCGTCCTTCGGGGGCCGCCTGTCCTACGGGGGCCGCCAG GCTGGCCAGGGCCGCGTTGGCGACTCCGCGGTGCTGGTGCTGCCTCCTTCCCCGGGACTCCGTTCCTCCAGTCCCAGGTTCAG CTCGGACTCCGCAGGGGCAAGCCACCTCCTGGAGGAGGACTCCGAAGTTTTCAAGATGCTTCAGGAGAACCGGGAGTCGCGCTCGGCGCCCCGGCAATCCAGCTCCTTTCGGCTCCTGCAGGAAGCCCTGGAGGCTGAGGAGAGAG GTGGcacacctgcctccctgcccagctcgctgagtccccagtcCTCCCTGCCCGCGTCCCGGGCCCTGACCACTCCACCCAAGCTCCACACGTGCGAGAAGTGCAGCACCACTATCGC GAACCAGGCGGTGCGAATCCAGGAGGGGCGGTACCGCCACCCCGGCTGCTACAGCTGCGCAGACTGCGGCTTGAACCTGAAGATGCGCGGGCATTTCTGGGTGGGTGACGAGCTGTTCTGTGAGAAGCATGCGCGCCAGCGCTACTCCATGTCCTCCCCGGCCCCGAGCCTCGGCTCCCAGGCCTGA